The following coding sequences lie in one Rutidosis leptorrhynchoides isolate AG116_Rl617_1_P2 chromosome 6, CSIRO_AGI_Rlap_v1, whole genome shotgun sequence genomic window:
- the LOC139851360 gene encoding SKP1-like protein 1B, whose protein sequence is MSASSKMIVLKSSDGETFEVEESVALESQTIKHMIEDDCADTSIPLPNVTSKILSKVIEYCKKHVESPKNDDKTAEEELKSFDAEFVKVDQGTLFDLILAANYLNIKSLLDLTCQTVADMIKGKTPEEIRKTFNIKNDFTPEEEEEVRRENAWAFE, encoded by the exons ATGTCGGCATCATCTAAAATGATCGTTCTAAAAAGCTCTGATGGAGAAACCTTTGAGGTTGAAGAATCGGTTGCCTTGGAATCACAAACAATCAAGCATATGATTGAAGATGATTGTGCTGATACGAGTATTCCCCTTCCTAACGTTACCAGCAAGATCTTGTCGAAAGTTATTGAGTACTGTAAAAAGCATGTTGAATCGCCTAAGAACGATGATAAAACAGCCGAGGAAGAACTCAAATCTTTTGATGCTGAATTTGTCAAAGTTGATCAAGGAACTCTGTTTGATCTTATTTTG GCCGCAAACTATCTGAACATCAAGAGCTTATTGGACTTGACCTGTCAAACAGTGGCCGACATGATCAAGGGAAAGACGCCTGAAGAGATCCGCAAGACTTTCAACATCAAGAATGACTTCACCCCTGAAGAGGAGGAAGAGGTGCGCAGGGAGAACGCATGGGCTTTTGAGTAA